DNA sequence from the Candidatus Edwardsbacteria bacterium genome:
GCGTCGATGGCGGTGTTGCCGCCGCCGATGACGGCCACTTTTTTAATCTTGCCCTGAGCAAAGTCGAAGGGTTCGCCCAGGGTCAGGCGTTTTAGAAAATCTATCCCGGCCACCACCCCGCGGTCCTCCTCGTTCTCCACCCCCATCCTGGAGGAGGCGTGGGCCCCCATGCCCAGGAATACCGCGTCATACTGGTCTTTCAGGCCTTCCAGGGTGACATCCTGGCCTAATCTTTGGTTGTATTTTATCTCCACCCCCAGATCGGTGACGGTCTTGACCTCCTGGTCCAGCACCTCCTTGGGCAGGCGGTACTGCGGTATGCCGTAGCGCAGCCATCCGCCGGACTTGGGCAGGGCCTCGTAGACGGTAACCTGATGGCCCTTCTGGCGCAGGTAATAGGCGGCGGTCAGCCCGGCCGGGCCGGCCCCCACCACCGCCACCTTCTTGCCGCTGTTGGGCGCCACCGGGGGCAGGTACGGCTGGCCGGAGTTGAGATCGAAATCTGCTGCGTGGCGTTTGAGGTAGCAGATGGACACCGGCTCCTCCACCAGGTTGCGGCGGCACTCGGTCTCGCAGGGATGGGGGCACACCCGGCCCAAGCTAGCCGGCAGGGGCAGGGTCTCCTTGATCAGCTTGATGGCCTCGGCCTCCATGCCGTTCGCTATCAGCGCGGTGTAGCCCTGGACGTCGCAGCCGGCCGGGCAGGTGTCCACGCAGGGCCCGATGCAGTCGCCGGAGTGGTTGGACAGCAGCAGCCCCAGCGCCATCTGGCGGGCGGCTTTCACCCGGTCGTTCTCGGTCTCCACCACCATTCCGTCCATCACCTTGGTGGCGCAGGCCGGCACGAAGCCCCGGGCGTTCTTGACCTCCACCAGGCACACCCAGCAGGAACCATAGGGCTCCAGCTTGCTGTCGTGGCACAGGGTGGGGATGAAGGCCCCCTGCTCTTTGGCCACGTCGACTATGGTCTGATTGGAATCGCAGGCGATCTGTTTGTCGTTGAATGTAATGTTTATCTGCATTTCTACCTCACCTTTATGGCGTCGAATTTACATTTGGTCACGCAATTGCCGCACTTGATACAGGTCTCCTGGTCTATCACGTGGGGTTTCTTCACCTGTCCCGAAATGGAGGTCACCGGGCAGACCCTGGCGCAGGCGGTGCAGCCCACGCACTTCTCGGGGACGATCTCGTACTTCAGCAGTTCCTTGCAGGAATGGGCCGGGCATTGTTTATCCTTGATATGGGCCTCGTATTCCTGGCGGAAATACTTGATGGTGGTCAGCACCGGGTTGGGCGCGGTCTGGCCCAGTCCGCACAGCGACGATATCTTGATCTTCTCGGCCAGTTCCAACAGCAGTTCGATGTCCCCCTCCCGGCCCTGCCCCTTGGTGATGCGTTGCAGGATCTCCAGCATCCGCTTGGTGCCCACCCGGCAGAAGGTGCACTTGCCGCAGGATTCCTTCTGGGTGAAATCCAGGAAGAACCGGGCGATGTCCACCATGCAGGTGGTATCGTCCATCACCACCATGCCGCCCGAGCCCATTATGGCCCCGGTCTGGCCCACCGAATCGTAATCCACTATGGTATTGCCCAGGGCCGCCGGGATGCAGCCGCCCGAAGGCCCGCCCATCTGCACCGCCTTGAAGGTCCGTCCGTCCTTGATGCCGCCCCCCACCTCGTGGATGATCTCGTTGATGGTGATGCCCATCGGCACCTCCACCAGCCCGCCCCGGGCGATCTTTCCGGCCAGGGCGAAGACCTTTGAGCCCTTGCTCTTCTCGGTGCCCAGCGAAGCGAAGGCCGCCGCACCGTTGAGGATGATCCAGGGCACGTTGGCAAAGGTCTCCACGTTGTTGATGTTGGTGGGCTTGCCCCACAGGCCGGATACCGCCGGGAAGGGCGGCCTCAGACGCGGCATGCCCCGCTGGCCCTCGATGGAGGCCATCAGGGCGGTCTCCTCGCCGCAGACGAAGGCCCCGGCTCCTTCTTTTATCTTCATCTCAAAATTGAACTTGGTGCCCATGATGTTCTTTCCCAGAAAACCCTTCTTCTTGGCCTGCTCAATGGCCATTTTAATCCGTTCCACCGCCAGGGGATATTCGGCCCGGACGTAGAAATAGCCCTCGTCGGCCCCGATGGCGTACCCGGCGATCAGCATTCCCTCCATCACATTGTGGGGGTCTCCCTCCAGCACGCTGCGATCCATGAAGGCCCCGGGATCGCCCTCGTCGCCGTTGCAGACGATGTATTTTTTGTCGCCTTTGGAGCCGCGGGCGAATTGCCACTTGCGCCCGGTGGGGAAACCGGCCCCGCCCCGGCCCCTTAAGCCCGAATCCAGCACTTCTTTGATGACCTCGTCCTGGGCCATCTTCTTGAGGGCCTTTTCCAGGGCCTGGTAGCCCCCATGAGCCATGTAATCTTCTATCTTCTCGGGATCCATCTGCCCGCAGTTGCGCAGCACGATCCTCTTCTGCTTGGCGTAAAAGCTGTCGTCCGGCAGGGCCCGGTCACTGGCCCTTACTAACCAGTCGGCCACCGGCTGGCCCTTACCCAAATGCTCGTC
Encoded proteins:
- the nuoF gene encoding NADH-quinone oxidoreductase subunit NuoF; amino-acid sequence: MENLKKTKLNVRVSDTGCVGMCYSEVLLDVHDKHGQVYTYGNMTPDRMPRFIDEHLGKGQPVADWLVRASDRALPDDSFYAKQKRIVLRNCGQMDPEKIEDYMAHGGYQALEKALKKMAQDEVIKEVLDSGLRGRGGAGFPTGRKWQFARGSKGDKKYIVCNGDEGDPGAFMDRSVLEGDPHNVMEGMLIAGYAIGADEGYFYVRAEYPLAVERIKMAIEQAKKKGFLGKNIMGTKFNFEMKIKEGAGAFVCGEETALMASIEGQRGMPRLRPPFPAVSGLWGKPTNINNVETFANVPWIILNGAAAFASLGTEKSKGSKVFALAGKIARGGLVEVPMGITINEIIHEVGGGIKDGRTFKAVQMGGPSGGCIPAALGNTIVDYDSVGQTGAIMGSGGMVVMDDTTCMVDIARFFLDFTQKESCGKCTFCRVGTKRMLEILQRITKGQGREGDIELLLELAEKIKISSLCGLGQTAPNPVLTTIKYFRQEYEAHIKDKQCPAHSCKELLKYEIVPEKCVGCTACARVCPVTSISGQVKKPHVIDQETCIKCGNCVTKCKFDAIKVR